The Xanthomonas sp. DAR 34887 genome has a segment encoding these proteins:
- a CDS encoding NHL repeat-containing protein, translated as MRKTGVWLLLLALLALALFAWWRSERGPSAARSSAPAPTPLGWLAQLQWVAGDGVRGLADGAAGRARFADPYGIVVDAHGVLYVADAGDNNRIRRIARDGVVSTLAGGSEGFVDGPASAARFATPSGLAVDAAGTLYIADTGNHAIRKLTAQGVVSTLAGDGTPGFRDGPGAQARFNGPMGVALDAQGRVYVADTYNDRIRVIERDGQVRTLAGGERPGYADGMGADARFDTPTDLKVARDGVLWIADLRNDAIRQLLPDGRVVTLAGASEASPLARPLSLGLTFDGHGYVGSDDGRVLQVTSTGHVLVLSGERSDTHLARPAGVTVAAGGAVYVTDAGSARVHRLVPTTPQAAAAAAPAVIGPAAAQPLPATDGRWPLRPQDGWHEVVGTLGEVRGNYQGESRDHLHAGLDIRGDVGQTVYAIADAKVASPNATWALGKLGEGMALDQLGYIHMRVGRTAQGAPLDPQRFHLLADDSGAPQRVRVLRGTRFAAGDALGTINAMAHVHLSVGASGFERNAVTLGFRDYADHYSPQIQRIELFDGNGQALPATQGRVRLARGNGGVQIVVEAWDQVDRNLPRRRLGLYSLGYEVLDTQGRPLPGAAPAQPSIQFDRMPADADAVKVAYAADSGITVHGSATTRFRYVVTNTVRDGRIAEGRWQPDALPAGDYLIRITARDYSGNQAIANRDLRVTLE; from the coding sequence ATGAGAAAGACCGGGGTGTGGCTGCTGTTGCTGGCGCTGCTGGCGCTCGCGCTGTTCGCCTGGTGGCGCAGCGAACGTGGGCCCAGCGCAGCGCGCAGCAGCGCACCGGCGCCGACGCCGCTGGGGTGGCTTGCCCAGCTGCAATGGGTGGCCGGGGACGGCGTGCGCGGCCTGGCCGATGGCGCCGCGGGGCGCGCACGCTTCGCCGATCCCTACGGCATCGTGGTCGATGCGCACGGCGTGCTGTACGTGGCCGATGCCGGCGACAACAACCGCATTCGCCGCATCGCCCGCGACGGCGTGGTCTCCACCCTTGCCGGCGGCAGCGAGGGTTTCGTGGATGGCCCTGCCAGCGCGGCGCGTTTCGCCACGCCATCGGGCCTCGCGGTGGACGCGGCGGGTACGCTGTACATCGCCGATACCGGCAACCATGCGATCCGCAAGCTCACCGCGCAGGGCGTGGTCAGCACACTGGCCGGCGACGGCACGCCGGGTTTTCGCGACGGCCCTGGCGCGCAGGCGCGTTTCAACGGCCCGATGGGCGTGGCGCTGGATGCGCAGGGGCGCGTCTACGTCGCCGATACCTACAACGACCGCATCCGCGTGATCGAGCGCGACGGCCAGGTGCGCACGCTGGCCGGCGGCGAACGTCCCGGCTATGCCGATGGCATGGGCGCCGACGCGCGCTTCGACACGCCGACCGATCTGAAAGTGGCCCGCGACGGCGTGCTGTGGATCGCCGACCTGCGCAACGACGCGATCCGCCAGCTGCTGCCGGACGGGCGGGTGGTCACCCTGGCAGGTGCCAGCGAGGCGTCGCCGCTGGCGCGGCCGCTGAGCCTGGGGCTGACCTTCGACGGCCACGGCTACGTCGGCAGCGACGATGGCCGCGTGCTGCAGGTCACCTCGACCGGCCACGTGCTGGTGCTCTCCGGCGAGCGCAGCGACACCCACCTGGCGCGTCCGGCGGGCGTGACGGTCGCCGCGGGCGGCGCCGTCTACGTCACCGACGCGGGCAGCGCGCGGGTGCACCGGCTGGTGCCAACCACGCCGCAGGCCGCTGCCGCCGCTGCGCCCGCGGTGATCGGACCCGCCGCGGCCCAGCCGCTGCCGGCCACCGACGGCCGCTGGCCGCTGCGTCCGCAGGACGGCTGGCACGAAGTGGTCGGCACGCTCGGCGAGGTGCGCGGCAACTACCAGGGCGAGAGCCGCGACCATCTGCATGCGGGCCTGGACATCCGCGGCGACGTCGGACAGACGGTCTATGCCATCGCCGATGCCAAGGTCGCCAGCCCCAACGCGACCTGGGCGCTGGGCAAACTCGGCGAAGGCATGGCGCTGGACCAGCTCGGCTACATCCACATGCGCGTGGGCCGCACCGCGCAGGGCGCGCCGCTGGATCCGCAACGCTTCCATCTGCTCGCCGACGACAGCGGCGCGCCGCAGCGGGTGCGCGTGCTGCGCGGCACCCGCTTCGCCGCCGGCGACGCGCTGGGCACCATCAATGCGATGGCGCACGTGCACCTGAGCGTGGGCGCCAGCGGTTTCGAACGCAATGCGGTGACGCTCGGTTTCCGCGACTACGCCGATCACTACTCGCCGCAGATCCAGCGCATCGAACTGTTCGACGGCAACGGCCAGGCGCTGCCGGCCACGCAAGGACGGGTGCGGCTGGCGCGCGGCAACGGCGGCGTGCAGATCGTGGTGGAGGCCTGGGACCAGGTGGATCGCAACCTGCCGCGCCGGCGCCTTGGCCTGTATTCGCTCGGCTACGAAGTGCTCGATACGCAGGGCCGGCCGCTGCCCGGCGCCGCGCCGGCGCAGCCGAGCATCCAGTTCGACCGCATGCCCGCCGATGCCGATGCGGTGAAGGTGGCGTACGCGGCCGACAGCGGCATCACCGTGCACGGCAGCGCCACGACCCGCTTCCGCTACGTGGTGACCAACACCGTGCGCGATGGCCGCATCGCCGAAGGACGCTGGCAACCGGACGCGCTGCCCGCCGGCGACTACCTGATCCGCATCACCGCGCGCGACTACAGCGGCAACCAGGCCATCGCCAATCGCGATCTGCGGGTGACGCTGGAGTAG
- a CDS encoding RNA 2'-phosphotransferase yields MECSDETASKFLSWVLRHQPQAIGLQLDAQGWASIDELLRLAQPTQPLTRAQLQRVVADSDKQRFAISADGLRIRANQGHSLPVELGLACVEPPAQLYHGTATRFVEAIRREGLRPGQRQHVHLSVSPDTALQVGQRYGQAVVLTVRAQPMAAAGHAFYRADNGVWLTAQVPVAFLDFPDAIV; encoded by the coding sequence ATGGAATGTTCCGACGAGACCGCCAGCAAGTTCCTGAGCTGGGTGTTGCGGCATCAGCCGCAGGCAATCGGGCTGCAGCTCGATGCACAGGGCTGGGCGTCGATCGACGAGCTGCTGCGGCTGGCGCAGCCCACCCAGCCGCTGACCCGCGCGCAACTGCAGCGGGTGGTGGCGGACAGCGACAAGCAGCGCTTCGCGATCAGCGCCGATGGCCTGCGCATCCGTGCCAATCAGGGCCATTCGCTGCCGGTGGAGCTGGGCCTGGCCTGCGTGGAGCCGCCTGCGCAGCTGTACCACGGCACGGCGACCCGTTTCGTGGAGGCGATCCGCCGCGAGGGATTGCGGCCGGGCCAGCGCCAGCACGTGCACCTGTCCGTATCGCCCGACACGGCATTGCAGGTTGGACAGCGCTATGGGCAGGCCGTGGTGCTGACGGTGCGCGCGCAGCCCATGGCCGCGGCCGGGCATGCGTTCTATCGCGCCGACAACGGCGTCTGGCTGACGGCGCAGGTGCCGGTGGCGTTCCTCGATTTCCCAGATGCGATCGTCTAG
- a CDS encoding AraC family transcriptional regulator — protein MTALADRYQEMAALIARLAVPDGDGETAIDGLFCSYRTAPSPKTHTAQWPCFALVVQGEKCLSLGAEEYRYAAGTYLLVALDLPVISRITQASPEQPMLGLALAIRPDRLRDLLERIPLPVQASADCVRGVSVNTASAALLDATLRMLRLLEQPDDIAAMAPLIEQEILYRLLTGPCGPNLLRIAQEDSPSNRIAKAIAWLRQHYAEPIRIEDLARHVAMSASSLHHHFNAVTSMTPLQYQKQLRLREARRLMVVERMDVGSAGYRVGYQSPSQFSREYSRLYGRSPRNDMAEQLGLGG, from the coding sequence ATGACCGCGCTCGCCGACCGCTATCAAGAAATGGCCGCACTCATTGCCCGATTGGCCGTCCCCGACGGCGACGGCGAGACCGCCATCGATGGCCTGTTCTGTTCGTACCGCACCGCACCCTCGCCAAAGACGCACACCGCGCAGTGGCCTTGCTTCGCCCTGGTGGTGCAGGGCGAGAAGTGCCTGAGCCTGGGCGCCGAGGAATACCGCTACGCGGCCGGCACCTATCTGCTGGTGGCGCTGGACCTGCCGGTGATCTCGCGCATCACCCAGGCCAGCCCGGAGCAGCCGATGCTGGGCTTGGCCCTGGCGATCCGCCCGGACCGGCTGCGCGACCTGCTCGAACGCATTCCGCTGCCGGTGCAGGCCAGCGCCGACTGCGTGCGCGGCGTCTCGGTCAACACCGCCAGCGCGGCCCTGCTGGATGCCACGCTGCGCATGCTGCGGCTGCTCGAACAGCCGGACGACATCGCCGCGATGGCGCCGTTGATCGAGCAGGAAATCCTGTATCGCCTGCTGACCGGTCCGTGCGGCCCGAACCTGCTGCGCATCGCGCAGGAGGACAGTCCCAGCAACCGGATCGCCAAGGCGATCGCGTGGCTGCGCCAGCACTACGCCGAGCCGATCCGGATCGAAGACCTGGCGCGGCACGTCGCCATGAGCGCCTCCTCGCTGCACCACCATTTCAACGCGGTGACCTCGATGACCCCGCTGCAGTACCAGAAGCAGCTGCGCCTGCGCGAGGCGCGGCGGCTGATGGTGGTGGAGCGGATGGACGTGGGCTCGGCCGGCTATCGCGTCGGCTACCAGAGTCCGTCGCAGTTCAGCCGCGAATACAGCCGCCTGTACGGCCGCTCGCCGCGCAACGACATGGCCGAACAGCTCGGCCTGGGTGGCTGA
- a CDS encoding CorA family divalent cation transporter: MITIHRIAGASPQPFCWVDLCQPSREELAEADRQVGFALPTRAAIGEIEFSSRVRVEGDVLFLNVPRFQDDDGPTAPLGFALSPRMLVTQREQRMGSLEAVAAQLEKNPCRTSDDLLLRLLDQVVGRLADRLEALEAEITETTRVVFDEPYKSRDMERMLRQVGGMGRRLGGMHNAGQGLLRLATYLDGAAPDWFGADAAKRIGLLHKDLVTLSEFEQHLDDRVEFLLDSVLGMINMDQNNVMKVMAVASVVGIPPTVLVGIWGMNFAHMPELKWHDAYYWALGVIALSVVLPLAWFRRRGWV; this comes from the coding sequence ATGATCACGATCCACCGCATTGCCGGAGCGTCCCCGCAACCGTTCTGCTGGGTGGACCTGTGCCAGCCCAGTCGCGAGGAACTGGCCGAGGCCGACCGGCAGGTGGGGTTCGCCTTGCCCACGCGCGCGGCGATCGGCGAGATCGAGTTCAGCAGCCGGGTGCGCGTCGAGGGCGATGTTCTGTTCCTCAACGTGCCGCGCTTCCAGGACGACGACGGCCCGACCGCGCCGTTGGGCTTCGCGCTGTCGCCGCGGATGCTGGTGACCCAGCGCGAGCAGCGCATGGGATCGTTGGAAGCGGTGGCCGCGCAACTGGAAAAGAACCCGTGCCGGACCAGCGACGACCTGCTGCTGCGCCTGCTCGACCAAGTGGTCGGCCGCCTGGCGGACCGCCTGGAAGCGCTGGAGGCGGAGATCACCGAGACCACGCGCGTTGTCTTCGACGAACCCTACAAATCGCGCGACATGGAGCGGATGCTGCGCCAGGTTGGCGGCATGGGGCGGCGGCTCGGCGGCATGCACAACGCAGGGCAGGGCCTGTTGCGCCTGGCCACCTACCTGGACGGCGCCGCACCGGACTGGTTCGGCGCCGATGCGGCCAAGCGCATCGGCCTGCTGCACAAGGACCTGGTCACCCTGAGCGAATTCGAGCAGCACCTGGACGACCGCGTCGAATTCCTGCTCGACAGCGTGCTGGGCATGATCAACATGGACCAGAACAACGTGATGAAGGTGATGGCGGTGGCGTCGGTGGTGGGCATTCCGCCGACGGTGCTGGTCGGCATCTGGGGCATGAACTTCGCGCACATGCCCGAACTCAAGTGGCACGACGCCTACTACTGGGCGTTGGGCGTGATCGCGCTGAGCGTGGTGCTGCCGCTGGCGTGGTTCCGCCGCCGCGGCTGGGTGTGA
- the cycA gene encoding D-serine/D-alanine/glycine transporter: MSEPSAQPDHLKRSLSNRHLQLIAIGGAIGTGLFMGSGKTISLAGPSILFVYLIIGAMLFFVMRAMGELLLSNLEYKSFIDFSTDLLGPWAGFFCGWTYWFCWIITAIADVIAIAAYAQFWFPGLAPWIPAMLCVLLLLSLNLVTVKLFGEMEFWFALIKIVAICALILTGAGLVAWGFQSPSGHVASLANLWNDGGMFPMGIGGFFAGFQIAVFAFVGIELVGTTAAETADPRRNLPKAINSIPVRILVFYVLALIAIMAVTPWREVVPGKSPFVELFVLAGVPAAASLINFVVLTSATSSANSGIFSTSRMLYGLAEERHAPRGFARLSRAAVPARGLLFSCACLLGGTLLVYLIPNLVTAFTLVTTLAAVLFMFVWSLILCAYIAYRRKRPQLHAASAFKMPGGVLMCYVCLAFFAFVLALLTLQDDTRQALLASPVWFLLLGIGYAVKRRSGARA; the protein is encoded by the coding sequence ATGTCCGAACCGTCCGCCCAGCCCGACCATCTCAAGCGCAGCCTGTCCAACCGCCACCTGCAATTGATCGCGATCGGCGGCGCCATCGGCACCGGTCTGTTCATGGGCTCGGGCAAGACCATCAGCCTGGCCGGTCCGTCGATCCTGTTCGTGTACCTGATCATCGGCGCGATGCTGTTCTTCGTGATGCGCGCGATGGGCGAGCTGCTGCTGTCGAACCTGGAGTACAAGTCGTTCATCGACTTCTCCACCGATCTGCTCGGCCCATGGGCCGGGTTCTTCTGCGGCTGGACCTACTGGTTCTGCTGGATCATCACCGCCATCGCCGACGTGATCGCGATCGCCGCCTATGCGCAGTTCTGGTTCCCCGGCCTGGCGCCATGGATCCCGGCGATGCTGTGCGTGCTGTTGCTGCTGAGCCTGAACCTGGTGACGGTGAAGCTGTTCGGCGAAATGGAATTCTGGTTCGCGCTGATCAAGATCGTGGCGATCTGCGCGCTGATCCTGACCGGCGCCGGACTGGTGGCCTGGGGCTTCCAGTCGCCGTCCGGGCACGTGGCCTCGCTGGCGAATCTATGGAACGACGGCGGCATGTTCCCGATGGGCATCGGCGGGTTCTTCGCCGGTTTCCAGATCGCGGTGTTCGCCTTCGTCGGCATCGAACTGGTCGGTACCACCGCTGCCGAGACCGCCGACCCGCGGCGCAACCTGCCCAAGGCGATCAATTCGATTCCGGTGCGGATCCTGGTGTTCTACGTGCTGGCGCTGATCGCGATCATGGCGGTGACGCCGTGGCGCGAGGTGGTGCCGGGCAAGAGCCCGTTCGTGGAGCTGTTCGTGCTGGCCGGGGTGCCGGCCGCGGCCAGCCTGATCAACTTCGTGGTGCTGACCTCGGCCACCTCGTCGGCCAACAGCGGCATCTTCTCCACCAGCCGCATGCTCTACGGCCTGGCCGAGGAGCGGCATGCGCCGCGCGGATTCGCCCGGCTGTCGCGCGCGGCGGTGCCGGCGCGCGGGCTGCTGTTCTCCTGCGCCTGCCTGCTCGGCGGCACGCTGCTGGTGTACCTGATTCCGAACCTGGTCACCGCCTTCACCCTGGTCACCACCTTGGCCGCGGTGCTGTTCATGTTCGTCTGGTCGCTGATCCTGTGCGCGTACATCGCCTACCGGCGCAAGCGCCCGCAGCTGCATGCGGCCTCGGCGTTCAAGATGCCCGGCGGCGTGCTCATGTGCTACGTGTGCCTGGCGTTCTTCGCCTTCGTGCTGGCCTTGCTGACCCTGCAGGACGACACCCGGCAGGCGTTGCTGGCCAGCCCAGTGTGGTTCCTGCTGCTGGGCATCGGCTATGCGGTGAAGCGCCGCTCAGGCGCGCGCGCCTGA
- a CDS encoding DMT family transporter, producing the protein MLKGVLLGFACYAAYSISDAFVKGLEGSLPAYEVVFFGALLMLAALPFLKKRGDRWREVVVAQRPSIWLLRAFTGAVGNLSAVTAFTLLPMAEAFALIFLMPIFVTVLSVLLLKEEVRWRRWLAVIVGFIGVLIVLRPGFRHLGEGHVAAIACGLVGAVSVISLRMAGPGEKRLTLYGAGVLGPLLMGALLMLPTFVWPTWQQWILLAGYGLLAGLAAIFMMYASRVAPISAVAPTQYSQMLWAIGFGYWLFHDHLDWPMLVGIALILGAGLFTLVREEKVTQWWRRTKIV; encoded by the coding sequence ATGCTCAAAGGTGTGCTGCTCGGTTTCGCCTGCTATGCCGCCTACTCGATCAGCGATGCGTTCGTGAAAGGCCTGGAGGGGTCGCTGCCGGCGTACGAGGTGGTGTTCTTCGGCGCGTTGCTGATGCTCGCCGCGCTGCCGTTCCTGAAGAAGCGCGGCGATCGCTGGCGCGAAGTGGTGGTGGCGCAACGTCCCAGCATCTGGCTGCTGCGCGCGTTCACCGGCGCGGTCGGCAACCTGTCCGCGGTCACCGCGTTCACCTTGCTGCCGATGGCCGAGGCGTTCGCGCTGATCTTCCTGATGCCGATCTTCGTCACCGTGCTGTCGGTGCTGTTGCTCAAGGAGGAAGTGCGCTGGCGGCGCTGGCTGGCGGTGATCGTCGGCTTTATCGGCGTGCTGATCGTGTTGCGGCCCGGCTTCCGGCACCTGGGCGAGGGCCACGTCGCGGCCATCGCCTGCGGCTTGGTCGGGGCGGTGTCGGTGATCAGCCTGCGCATGGCCGGGCCGGGCGAGAAGCGCCTGACCCTGTACGGCGCCGGGGTGCTCGGCCCGTTGCTGATGGGCGCGCTGCTGATGCTGCCGACCTTCGTGTGGCCGACCTGGCAGCAGTGGATCCTGCTGGCCGGCTACGGCCTGCTGGCCGGCCTGGCCGCGATCTTCATGATGTACGCCTCGCGCGTGGCGCCGATCAGCGCGGTGGCGCCGACCCAGTACAGCCAGATGCTGTGGGCGATCGGCTTCGGCTACTGGCTGTTCCACGATCACCTGGACTGGCCGATGCTGGTCGGCATCGCGCTGATCCTGGGCGCCGGCCTGTTCACCCTGGTGCGCGAGGAGAAGGTCACGCAGTGGTGGCGGCGCACCAAGATCGTCTGA
- a CDS encoding class I SAM-dependent methyltransferase, protein MTHSSGPLLTRPLADALRAARDGGAASWTGSLDLQRSQGQPLLAADSWQWRGRAYPYPAKLKDRTIYHWDGEDFAPVSRYGGSLIKLVPTEWGAPTFEIDGIKMLPSAQLSPFEDARRKVALIEPRGKRVLDTCGGLGYFAACALDAGVAQLQSFEKNADVLWLRTLNPWSPDPAASEGRLQLTHADVAEAIGAIASESMDALLHDPPRFGIAGELYSQAFYDQLARVLRRGGRLFHYTGSPNKLTSGRDVPREVSKRLEKAGFRAELALDGVLATRR, encoded by the coding sequence GTGACCCATTCCTCCGGCCCCCTACTGACCCGCCCGCTCGCCGACGCGTTGCGTGCCGCACGCGATGGCGGCGCCGCCAGCTGGACCGGGTCGCTGGATCTGCAACGCAGCCAGGGCCAACCCCTGCTCGCCGCGGACAGCTGGCAATGGCGCGGGCGGGCGTATCCGTATCCGGCCAAGCTCAAGGACCGCACGATCTACCACTGGGACGGCGAGGATTTCGCGCCGGTATCGCGCTACGGCGGCTCGCTGATCAAACTGGTGCCGACCGAATGGGGCGCGCCGACCTTCGAGATCGACGGCATCAAGATGCTGCCGAGCGCGCAGCTGTCGCCGTTCGAGGATGCGCGGCGCAAGGTCGCGCTGATCGAACCGCGCGGCAAGCGGGTGCTCGACACCTGCGGCGGGCTCGGCTATTTCGCCGCCTGCGCGCTGGATGCCGGCGTGGCGCAGCTGCAGTCGTTCGAGAAGAACGCCGACGTGCTGTGGCTGCGCACGCTCAACCCGTGGTCGCCGGATCCGGCCGCCAGCGAGGGGCGCCTGCAGCTGACGCACGCCGACGTGGCCGAAGCCATCGGCGCCATCGCCAGCGAGTCGATGGATGCGCTGCTGCACGACCCGCCGCGCTTCGGCATCGCCGGCGAACTGTATTCGCAAGCGTTCTACGACCAGCTCGCGCGGGTACTGCGTCGCGGCGGGCGGCTGTTCCACTACACCGGCAGCCCGAACAAACTGACCAGCGGCCGCGACGTGCCGCGCGAGGTGAGCAAGCGCCTGGAGAAGGCCGGCTTCCGCGCGGAACTCGCGCTGGACGGCGTGCTGGCGACACGCCGCTAG
- a CDS encoding LysR family transcriptional regulator, translating into MLNFGRLDLNLLLTLDALLAEHNVTRAAARLHLSQPSVSVHLAKLREALDDPLLLPGPRGMRPTARAEALRAPLRQALEALQRAVAADAPFDPAQASNRWRVAATDYGESTILLPALAALRSAAPGTRLAVLEMAPLQIARKAEQGEIDLALHTRDGAPPNLRQRTLFAEHYVLAGRAGHPRLQRRPTLAQFCKLEHVIVSPDGGGFNGVTDTALHALGLQRRVVLSVPHFLFVIDALLRTDLVAMLPSRLVRAHPGLKVCAPPVAVPGYEMAMLWHERVHRDPAHRWLREQIAALV; encoded by the coding sequence ATGCTTAATTTCGGACGCCTGGACCTGAACCTGCTGCTGACCCTGGACGCGCTGCTCGCCGAGCACAACGTGACCCGCGCCGCCGCGCGCCTGCACCTGTCGCAGCCTTCGGTCAGCGTGCACCTGGCCAAGCTGCGCGAAGCGCTGGACGATCCGCTGCTGCTGCCGGGACCACGCGGCATGCGCCCGACCGCGCGTGCCGAGGCCTTGCGCGCGCCGCTGCGGCAGGCGCTGGAGGCGTTGCAACGCGCGGTGGCGGCGGACGCGCCGTTCGACCCGGCGCAGGCGAGCAACCGCTGGCGCGTGGCCGCGACCGACTATGGCGAATCGACCATCCTGCTGCCGGCGCTGGCCGCGTTGCGCAGCGCGGCGCCGGGCACGCGGCTGGCGGTGCTGGAAATGGCGCCGTTGCAGATCGCGCGCAAGGCCGAGCAGGGCGAGATCGACCTGGCCCTGCATACCCGCGACGGCGCGCCGCCGAACCTGCGCCAACGCACGCTGTTCGCCGAACACTACGTGCTGGCCGGCCGCGCCGGGCATCCGCGGCTGCAGCGGCGGCCGACGCTGGCGCAGTTCTGCAAGCTCGAGCACGTGATCGTGTCGCCGGACGGCGGCGGTTTCAACGGTGTCACCGACACGGCGTTGCACGCGCTCGGGTTGCAGCGCCGGGTGGTGCTGTCGGTGCCGCATTTCCTGTTCGTCATCGATGCGCTGCTGCGCACCGACCTGGTGGCGATGCTGCCGTCGCGCTTGGTACGCGCGCATCCCGGGCTGAAGGTATGCGCGCCGCCGGTGGCCGTGCCTGGCTATGAGATGGCCATGCTGTGGCACGAGCGCGTGCATCGCGATCCGGCGCATCGCTGGTTGCGCGAGCAGATTGCGGCGCTCGTGTGA
- a CDS encoding NAD(P)H-dependent oxidoreductase yields MNVLLVYAHPEPTSLNGALKDFAVQRLQAAGHHVQVSDLYAMQWKPTIDAQDSLDGAAGDRFDPSLDSQRAFANGRQRGDIAAEQDKLRWADAVLLQFPLWWFSMPAILKGWVDRVYAYGFAYGVGEHSDQRWGDRYGEGTLAGKRAMLIVTTGGWESHYAPRGINGPIDDVLFPIQHGILHYPGFDVLPPFVVYRSGRMDAGRFAQIRDTLGQRLDTLWSAAPIAFRKQNGGDYAIPELTLRPEVAPGQAGFAAHVLRPEEERAAAAAHDQGMQRT; encoded by the coding sequence ATGAACGTATTGCTGGTCTATGCCCATCCCGAACCCACTTCGCTCAACGGCGCACTCAAGGACTTCGCCGTGCAACGGTTGCAGGCCGCCGGCCACCACGTGCAGGTGTCGGACTTGTACGCGATGCAGTGGAAGCCGACGATCGACGCGCAGGACAGCCTGGACGGCGCGGCCGGCGATCGCTTCGATCCGTCGCTGGACTCCCAACGCGCGTTCGCCAACGGCCGCCAGCGCGGGGACATCGCCGCCGAGCAGGACAAGCTGCGCTGGGCCGACGCCGTGTTGCTGCAGTTCCCGCTGTGGTGGTTCTCGATGCCGGCGATCCTGAAAGGCTGGGTGGACCGCGTCTATGCGTACGGCTTCGCCTACGGCGTCGGCGAACATTCCGACCAGCGCTGGGGCGACCGCTACGGCGAGGGCACGCTGGCCGGCAAGCGCGCGATGCTGATCGTCACCACGGGCGGCTGGGAATCGCACTACGCGCCGCGCGGCATCAACGGCCCGATCGACGACGTGCTGTTCCCGATCCAGCACGGCATCCTGCATTACCCCGGCTTCGACGTGTTGCCGCCGTTCGTGGTCTATCGCAGCGGCCGCATGGATGCCGGGCGGTTCGCGCAGATCCGCGACACGCTCGGCCAGCGCCTGGACACACTGTGGAGCGCCGCGCCGATCGCGTTCCGCAAGCAGAACGGCGGCGACTACGCCATTCCGGAGCTGACGCTGCGGCCGGAGGTCGCCCCGGGCCAGGCCGGATTCGCGGCGCATGTGCTGCGCCCGGAGGAAGAGCGCGCCGCGGCGGCCGCGCACGATCAGGGAATGCAACGGACATGA
- a CDS encoding DUF1615 domain-containing protein: protein MASTFARGFALCATLLLGACATQAPRAPERTPTEIKADIARRIPAAIPDRSGWANDVYVALSSQQLATSADNICAVLAVIEQESTYQANPPVPGLGKISRAELGRRASALHVPAFMLDAALAVTSPNGRRYGDRIAAVRTEQELSAIFEDFAGSVPLGQRLFGGLNPVHTGGPMQVSIAFAEAHTDGYPYPLQDTVRHEVFGRRGGVWFGTRHLLGYPSDYDALLYRFADFNAGWYASRNAAFQAALAKASGAPLALDGDLLIPGSDIDQPGATERAARSLGTRLALSDKEIRRALQRGNAADFGDTALYRKVFALAERGAGKPLPRAILPGITLESPKITRTLTTAWFAQRVADRWRRCMGK, encoded by the coding sequence ATCGCATCTACCTTCGCCCGCGGGTTCGCCCTGTGCGCCACCCTGCTGCTCGGCGCCTGCGCCACCCAGGCACCGCGCGCGCCCGAGCGCACGCCGACCGAGATCAAGGCCGATATCGCACGGCGCATCCCGGCCGCGATCCCCGACCGCAGCGGCTGGGCCAACGACGTGTACGTGGCGCTGTCCTCGCAGCAACTGGCCACCAGCGCCGACAACATCTGCGCGGTGCTGGCGGTGATCGAACAGGAATCCACCTACCAGGCCAACCCGCCGGTGCCCGGCCTGGGCAAGATCTCGCGCGCCGAACTCGGCCGCCGCGCGTCGGCCTTGCATGTGCCCGCGTTCATGCTCGACGCCGCGCTGGCGGTGACTTCACCCAATGGCCGCCGCTACGGCGACCGCATCGCCGCGGTGCGCACCGAGCAGGAACTGAGCGCCATCTTCGAGGACTTCGCCGGCAGCGTGCCGCTGGGCCAGCGCCTGTTCGGCGGCCTCAACCCGGTGCACACCGGCGGACCGATGCAGGTAAGCATCGCCTTCGCCGAGGCCCACACCGACGGCTATCCGTATCCCTTGCAGGACACGGTGCGCCACGAGGTATTCGGCCGCCGCGGCGGCGTGTGGTTCGGCACCCGCCATCTGCTCGGCTACCCGAGCGACTACGACGCGCTGCTGTACCGCTTCGCCGACTTCAACGCCGGCTGGTACGCCAGCCGCAATGCGGCGTTCCAGGCGGCCTTGGCCAAGGCCAGCGGCGCCCCCCTGGCCCTGGACGGCGATCTGCTGATTCCCGGCAGCGACATCGACCAGCCCGGCGCCACCGAACGCGCCGCGCGCAGTCTGGGCACGCGCCTGGCGCTAAGCGACAAGGAGATCCGCCGCGCCCTGCAGCGCGGCAACGCCGCCGATTTCGGCGACACCGCGCTCTACCGCAAGGTGTTCGCGCTGGCCGAACGCGGCGCCGGCAAGCCGCTGCCGCGCGCGATCCTGCCCGGCATCACCCTGGAGAGCCCGAAGATCACCCGCACCCTCACCACCGCCTGGTTCGCGCAGCGCGTGGCCGACCGCTGGCGGCGCTGCATGGGCAAGTGA
- a CDS encoding DUF3817 domain-containing protein: MSPVGRLFAAAAFFEGLTWAGLLLGMLLKYGTQTTELGVWLFGRLHGVAFLVYLVASVIAAVRLRWPWWAWLLSLLAALPPLVTVPLEMWFRRVGLLGLPRPGAGR; the protein is encoded by the coding sequence CTGTCGCCTGTCGGCCGGCTGTTCGCCGCCGCCGCCTTCTTCGAGGGCCTGACCTGGGCCGGCCTGCTGCTCGGCATGCTGCTCAAGTACGGCACCCAGACCACGGAGCTGGGCGTGTGGCTGTTCGGCCGTCTGCACGGGGTGGCGTTCCTGGTCTACCTGGTCGCCAGCGTGATCGCGGCGGTGCGGCTGCGCTGGCCATGGTGGGCGTGGCTGCTGAGTCTGCTGGCGGCATTGCCGCCGCTGGTCACGGTGCCGCTGGAAATGTGGTTCCGCCGCGTCGGCCTGCTCGGCTTGCCGCGGCCAGGCGCGGGGCGATAG